Proteins found in one Pyxidicoccus trucidator genomic segment:
- a CDS encoding chemotaxis protein CheB, translating to MSVQRSIRVLVVDDSPTMANTLTALLTEEPRIEVVGRAGDGNRAVQLARLLRPDVITMDLLLPGLDGPAAIAAIMSQSPARILVVSAVAEERGVDLGFQAMSAGALELIGKPNVTNAEELRKWGRDLAHSVCLMAEVPVISRRPRTGVMPPPPTGARVDVFGIVASTGGPPALADLLAKLPKDFSVPLLIAQHITVGFTQGMVRWLSQVTPLPVNIAKEGERLEPGKVYFPLDGHDLMVDAAGLARLQRTKGGPCPNGDVLLSSLASAFGRRSGGVVLTGMGEDGARGLLAIRKAGGVTFSQDEASSVVYGMPRAALELKATDQGVPLASMPELILQSCSLSAFRASGRGEGGPPR from the coding sequence GTGAGTGTGCAGCGGTCCATCCGCGTCCTGGTGGTGGATGACTCCCCCACCATGGCCAACACGCTCACGGCCCTCCTCACGGAGGAGCCGCGCATCGAAGTCGTCGGCCGGGCGGGCGACGGCAACCGCGCCGTGCAGCTCGCGCGACTGCTGCGTCCGGACGTCATCACCATGGACCTGCTGCTGCCGGGGCTGGACGGCCCGGCGGCCATCGCCGCCATCATGTCCCAGTCGCCCGCGCGCATCCTCGTGGTGAGCGCGGTGGCCGAGGAGCGTGGCGTGGACCTGGGCTTCCAGGCGATGAGCGCCGGCGCGCTGGAGCTCATCGGCAAGCCCAACGTCACCAACGCCGAGGAGCTGCGCAAGTGGGGCCGTGATCTGGCCCACTCGGTGTGCCTGATGGCGGAGGTGCCCGTCATCTCGCGCCGCCCGCGCACCGGGGTGATGCCGCCTCCGCCCACGGGCGCGCGGGTGGACGTCTTCGGCATCGTCGCCTCCACCGGCGGCCCGCCCGCGCTGGCGGACCTGCTGGCGAAGCTGCCGAAGGACTTCTCGGTGCCGCTGCTCATCGCCCAGCACATCACCGTGGGCTTCACCCAGGGCATGGTGCGCTGGCTGTCCCAGGTGACGCCCCTCCCGGTGAACATCGCGAAGGAAGGCGAGCGCCTGGAGCCGGGCAAGGTGTACTTCCCGCTGGACGGGCATGACCTGATGGTGGACGCGGCGGGCCTCGCGCGGCTGCAGCGCACCAAGGGTGGCCCGTGCCCCAACGGGGACGTTCTGCTGTCCTCGCTGGCCTCCGCCTTCGGCCGGCGCAGCGGAGGCGTGGTGCTCACCGGCATGGGCGAGGACGGCGCGCGCGGCCTGCTGGCCATCCGCAAGGCGGGCGGCGTCACCTTCTCACAGGACGAGGCCTCCTCCGTCGTCTACGGCATGCCGCGCGCCGCGCTCGAGCTGAAGGCCACGGACCAGGGCGTGCCCCTGGCCTCCATGCCGGAGCTCATCCTCCAGAGTTGCTCGCTCTCCGCCTTCCGCGCGAGCGGGCGGGGCGAGGGAGGCCCTCCCCGATGA